From one Aquila chrysaetos chrysaetos chromosome 7, bAquChr1.4, whole genome shotgun sequence genomic stretch:
- the XK gene encoding membrane transport protein XK has product MKFPGSVLVSLVLFVAETAAALCLSGAYRAAGDRMWQWLTLLFALLPCALVQLSLVFIHRDVSRDRPLVLLLHLLQLGPLVRCVEVFYIYFHAGRVEEPYVSITKKRQMPKDGYSEEIEKEVGQAEGKLCTHRSAFSRASVIQAFLGSAPQLTLQLYICVLQQEITAARSVFMVLSLLSIVYGALRCNILAIKIKYDDYDVSVKPAAYLCIFMWRSFEIATRVTVLVLFSSVLQIWTLPVVLVNFFGFFFYPWILFWQSKSPFPENIEKALSRVGTTIVLCLLTFLYAGINMFCWSAVQVKLNDPDLINKSQNWYRLTVYYMLRFIENAFLLLMWYIYKTDIYLYVCAPLLVLQLLIGYCMAVLFMLVFYQFCHPCKKLFSSSISEGLLSCFKFLCFICKPPKSTILTDKAEVKSENTDEAWSSSKTIDSQKGNPHQSVSSNA; this is encoded by the exons ATGAAATTCCCGGGCTCCGTCCTCGTCTCCCTCGTCCTCTTCGTGGCCGAGACGGCGGCCGCGCTGTGCCTGAGCGGGGCGTACCGCGCGGCGGGGGACCGCATGTGGCAGTGGCTGACGCTGCTCTTCGCCCTCCTGCCCTGCGCGCTGGTGCAGCTCAGCCTGGTCTTCATCCACCGCGACGTGAGCCGCGACCGCccgctggtgctgctgctgcacctcctgcagctggggccCCTCGTCAG GTGTGTGGAAGTCTTTTACATTTACTTCCATGCTGGCAGAGTTGAAGAGCCCTATGTCAGCATCACGAAGAAGAGGCAGATGCCCAAGGATGGGTACTCGGAAGAAATTGAGAAGGAAGTGGGCCAGGCTGAAGGCAAGCTGTGTACACACAGGTCTGCGTTCAGTAGGGCATCTGTGATCCAGGCGTTCCTCGGCTCGGCGCCCCAGCTCACGCTCCAGCTTTACATCTGTGTCCTGCAGCAGGAGATCACGGCTGCCAGAA GTGTTTTTATGGTCCTTTCTCTCCTGTCAATTGTATATGGCGCCTTACGCTGTAACATCCTGGCTATTAAGATTAAGTATGATGATTATGATGTCAGCGTGAAACCAGCCGCCTACCTCTGCATATTCATGTGGAGAAGCTTTGAGATTGCTACACGTGTTACGGTGTTGGTCCTTTTCAGTTCAGTCCTTCAAATCTGGACTCTCCCCGTTGTGCTAGtgaatttctttggttttttcttctacCCATGGATTCTCTTCTGGCAAAGCAAGTCCCCATTTCCCGAGAACATAGAGAAGGCATTGAGCAGGGTCGGCACTACCATCGTCTTGTGCCTTCTCACCTTCCTGTATGCTGGCATTAACATGTTCTGCTGGTCGGCAGTGCAAGTGAAGCTCAATGATCCTGACTTAATTAACAAATCCCAAAATTGGTACCGACTGACTGTGTATTACATGCTGCGATTCATCGAGAATGCATTCCTCCTGCTGATGTGGTACATCTATAAAACCGATATCTACCTGTATGTCTGCGCCCCACTGTTGGTCTTGCAGCTCCTGATAGGTTACTGCATGGCTGTCCTCTTCATGTTGGTGTTCTACCAGTTCTGCCACCCATGCAAAAAGCTTTTCTCATCCAGCATTTCCGAAGGTTTGCTGTCCTGTTTCAAGTTCCTCTGCTTTATTTGCAAGCCTCCCAAATCCACCATACTGACAGACAAGGCAGAGgtgaaatctgaaaatactgaTGAAGCATGGAGCAGTAGCAAGACAATAGATTCTCAAAAGGGGAATCCTCATCAAAGTGTTTCTTCCAATGCCTAG